The Aequorivita sublithincola DSM 14238 genome window below encodes:
- the rmuC gene encoding DNA recombination protein RmuC, with translation MSETFIFLLLAAICLLIGAFIGNLFARLKNKTETSKLEERLENATLQIEKLDERYTISTNEKEQIRAEKEQANIQLSKQSAEYDALYAKLEDEKERFQNFEKDFKDKFENLANKILIDKTEAFTDSNKKNIENILKPLNDKIKDFEEKVGKNNIDFVRSHAELGKQLQFLNEQNIKISQEADNLTKALKGDSKIQGNWGEMILSRVLEESGLEKGREYTTQDSHENPDGGRLQTDVIIHLPDGKKMIIDSKVSLTDFERYVSEEDENLKSLYLKKHIDSIKKHILTLSEKKYYHAINESPDTIFMFVPIEPAFAIAVAHQKNLYQEAFKRKVMIVTPSTLLAALRLVENLWENDNQKKNTIEIATEAGRLYDSFVGLLDELNKIKRQLGTVQGSFDNALVKLEGKGNLVKRVEKLRKLGAITSKNIDQKLLKDSDEKIINKD, from the coding sequence ATGAGCGAAACTTTTATATTCCTTTTATTAGCCGCGATCTGTCTATTAATTGGCGCATTTATCGGCAATCTTTTCGCACGTTTAAAAAACAAAACTGAAACTAGTAAACTTGAAGAACGTCTTGAAAACGCAACGCTTCAAATTGAAAAATTGGACGAGCGTTACACTATTTCAACAAACGAAAAAGAACAGATAAGAGCCGAAAAAGAACAAGCAAACATCCAACTTTCTAAGCAAAGTGCAGAATATGACGCACTTTACGCCAAACTGGAAGATGAAAAAGAACGCTTCCAAAATTTTGAAAAGGATTTTAAAGATAAATTCGAAAATCTTGCCAATAAAATATTGATAGATAAAACGGAAGCCTTTACAGATTCAAACAAAAAGAATATAGAAAATATCTTAAAACCTTTGAATGATAAAATTAAAGACTTCGAAGAAAAAGTTGGAAAGAATAATATAGATTTTGTTAGATCTCATGCTGAATTGGGCAAACAACTTCAGTTTTTAAACGAGCAAAATATAAAAATTAGTCAAGAGGCAGATAATCTTACTAAAGCATTAAAAGGGGATTCTAAAATTCAAGGAAATTGGGGCGAAATGATTTTATCCAGAGTTTTGGAAGAATCAGGTCTAGAAAAAGGTCGCGAATACACAACTCAAGACAGCCACGAGAATCCAGATGGCGGAAGACTGCAAACCGACGTAATCATTCATCTGCCAGATGGTAAAAAGATGATAATTGACAGTAAAGTTTCGCTTACGGACTTTGAAAGATACGTTTCCGAAGAAGATGAAAACTTAAAAAGTCTTTACTTGAAAAAACACATAGATTCTATAAAAAAACACATTCTTACACTAAGCGAAAAAAAATATTATCACGCCATAAACGAAAGCCCAGATACTATTTTTATGTTCGTGCCCATTGAACCTGCATTTGCGATAGCAGTGGCTCATCAAAAAAACCTTTATCAAGAAGCTTTTAAAAGAAAAGTTATGATTGTAACGCCTTCCACGCTTTTAGCGGCATTACGATTGGTTGAAAATCTTTGGGAAAACGATAATCAAAAGAAAAATACAATAGAAATTGCCACAGAAGCTGGCAGACTGTATGATTCTTTCGTTGGATTGCTAGATGAACTAAACAAAATAAAGCGACAATTAGGAACCGTTCAAGGCTCTTTTGACAACGCTCTTGTTAAACTGGAAGGAAAAGGAAATCTTGTGAAAAGAGTTGAAAAACTTCGAAAACTTGGCGCAATAACAAGTAAAAATATAGATCAAAAGCTATTAAAAGATTCGGATGAAAAAATCATAAATAAAGATTGA
- a CDS encoding T9SS type A sorting domain-containing protein translates to MKKITLLIAFFAITTISAQTTFDLDWKIGINGSDASITIEVGDAVRWTLRDNIAHTISSIAGSSVETFDSGTISGEGTEYLYVFTVEGSNDYKCNFHPNMNGTITVENTMSVTDKFVKNLKLYPNPVKNDLTIFSLFKVDSYQIYNVLGTLVSEGRGAGNITQVDMSKMNSGLYFVKVSSNNLQTTLKIAKK, encoded by the coding sequence ATGAAAAAAATTACCCTTTTAATTGCTTTTTTTGCAATTACCACTATATCTGCTCAAACAACCTTCGATCTTGATTGGAAGATTGGGATCAACGGTTCCGATGCGAGTATCACCATAGAAGTTGGTGATGCTGTGCGATGGACGTTGCGGGATAATATTGCACATACTATTTCAAGTATTGCTGGCTCTAGTGTAGAAACTTTTGATAGTGGTACCATCAGCGGAGAGGGAACAGAATATCTTTATGTTTTTACTGTGGAGGGTTCTAATGATTATAAATGTAATTTTCACCCTAATATGAATGGGACTATTACGGTGGAAAATACAATGTCTGTAACAGACAAGTTTGTTAAGAATTTAAAACTATACCCAAATCCAGTAAAAAATGATTTGACTATATTTTCACTCTTCAAAGTTGACAGTTACCAGATTTATAATGTTTTAGGAACACTTGTTAGTGAAGGTAGAGGAGCTGGAAATATTACTCAAGTAGATATGAGTAAGATGAATAGCGGTTTGTATTTCGTGAAAGTTTCTTCAAACAACTTACAGACTACCTTAAAAATCGCAAAAAAATAA